In the Elizabethkingia bruuniana genome, GACTTTTATGGCTGAAAACTTCACCGGATCATCATCTTGAAGATTATCTAGAAATTGCTTCCATTCATGCAATAAATCTACTTCAGAAAAATGATTTGCAGGTAAATTATCTTTTACTTCTACCTTTTCCGTCTTTACTTCCTCTTTTTTATTCAGCCATCCGGTAATACTAAAAGAAGAAATATCTTCTAATGGTTTTACTTCTTTTGGCTTATTTGGATTATCTAATAAAGATGGATTAGCCGTTATTTCCGTAGAAACCGGTTTCTGATTCTGGGTAACCTGAGTTTGTTCCTGATTCGCTTTAGCGCCTGCTTTTAAAAGCGGCGCTAAGATTCTAAACTTTTTTTTTTCGTGGCATCACTTACGGAAAGTGAAGCTAATTGCATAAGAGCGATTTCAACAGTGAGACGTTGATTTTTAGAATTCTTATAGTTAATATCTGCCTGATTGCAGATTTCCAAAGCATCGATAAGTTCCTGTGCGGTCCATTTCTGGCTTTGCTCTACATATTTAGCTTTTGTTTTCTCTCCTACTTCTATAAGATTAATTGTATTAGGGTTCTGCGCCATCATCAGATCACGGAAGTGGCTTCCCAGTCCTCCGATAAAAATATGTGGATCAAATCCTTTATTTACAATCTCATTAAGTTTGGAAAGAATTCCCGGAATATCATTAGATTTTGCAAAATCTGCAATTTGCAGATAGTAATCGTAATCTAATATATTCAGTGTTTCTGCCGCCTTGGCAAGTGTTATATTCCTTTGTGTAAAAGTTGTAAGGCGGTCGAAAATGGAAAGAGCATCACGTAAAGCGCCATCTGCCTTTTGGGCTACCAGAAACAGAGCATCGTCTTCATACTGAATATCTTCTTTCTCTGCTATCTTGCGTAGATGATTCTGGATATCTTCTATCTGAATTCTTTTAAAATCATAAATCTGACATCTTGATAAAATCGTCGGAATTATCTTATGCTTTTCGGTAGTTGCCAAGATAAAAATAGCATGCGCAGGCGGTTCTTCCAATGTTTTAAGAAAAGCATTGAATGCTGCAGTGGACAGCATGTGCACCTCGTCGATAATATATACTTTATATTTTCCAACCTGAGGGGCAAAACGAACCTGATCGATCAGTTCCCGGATATCGTCAACAGAATTATTTGATGCTGCATCTAATTCGTAAATATTAAATGCAAATCCTGTATCATCCGAAGCTCCTGATTTTTCATTAATTTTTCTGGCAAGAATACGTGCGCATGTAGTTTTACCTACACCACGCGGCCCGCAGAAAAGAAGTGCCTGTGCTAACTGATTGTTATCTATAGCATGCTCCAGAGTATCTGTAATGTGGGATTGCCCAACAACGGTATCAAATTCTAGTGGGCGATATTTACGTGCAGATACTATAAAGTTTTCCATACCTCAAAAATAAAAAAAAGCTAGACGAAATCAAAAGTTTTTCAGGATTCTTTGATTCTAATTTTTCCTTTGTTAATATTATTTTATACTGTTAAACAAAAAAAGCGCCTCTAAGTAAATAGAAGCGCTTTTATCTTTTTTATTATCTTAAGATTATTCTCCGTAATGTTGGTTATAATCTTTAATAGATGCTTCTATAACTTTTTTTGCGTGCTCAGCCCCATATACGTCATCGATTCTTACTACAGCTGGTTCAGTTGGTAAGTTTTTATACGAAAGGAAATAATGCTTCAAACGGTTCACTTCAGCTACCGGAAGATCGGAGATATCTCTCATGTGACCATAAACCTGGTCATCTACTAATACAGCGATGATTTTGTCATCAGCCTCTCCTTTATCAATCATTTTAAAGCCTCCGATTGGAATAGCTTCTAAAATCATACCTCCGCCATTGATGTTGTGGCTGCTAAGAACACAAATATCCAATGGATCGTGATCTCCTTCTTTAACGTCTACAGAACCATTCGCAACAGCCAAATCCTTTACAGCATCCTCACAGTAAGTCTGTGGAACGAAACCATATAAAGCAGGAATGATATTAGAAAACTTCTGTGGTCTGTCTACTTTCAGGTAACCAGTTTCTTTATCTACTTCATATTTAATAGTATCAGAAGGTACGATCTCTACGAAAACATTTACAATTTCCGGAGCTTTCTCTCCAACACTGATACCATGCCAAGGATGGGCTTTGAATTTAGGGTTCATATAATTGTTTATATTTTAAGTTTTACAATTGCTCCGTAATATGAAATTAACAATTTCGAATACGAAAACAGGGTGCAAAATTACAAATTATTTGAAATAAATGGTTTTAAATTTTCAATTTTTAAATTAATTTTATTTTCAGTTACTTTTAAAAGCCTACCTGATAAAGTATACCTTTAAGATTTTGTGATTTTTTATCTCATAAACTGCAGTAGCCTCAACTTTCGTATTACTTATCATTCCTGATACACTTTCTCTGTCTATCACAATATTTCCCTGGATAATTCTTCCTTTTAGTTCACAATGCAGGTTTGGCATCTTAGCAAACATCTGAGTATAAGATTTTCTCATCTCATCTTTTCCTTTACTTATCAAAGTATTTGGAAAAGTATAAATCTCAACATCATCAGAATATGGCTCCAGAAAAGCTTCGATATTTCTGGCGTTATATGCATTGAGCTGTTGCTGTACAAGCAATTCAGGGGTTATTGGAATTAAGCTTTCAGGATCTAATACATTGCCATTCTTGAAAATCTTATTTACGGTAGTAAGATTTTCAAGAGATTTAGTCGGATCCGCATTCAACAGAATCATATCTGCAATTTTACCTTTTGCAATATTCCCGGATACCATTTCTTTATCTAATATTTTAACTGGATTGATAATCGCAGATTGCAATACCTGCCAAATCGATAACCCACTTTCCTGCATTGCTTTCAGTTCATTTTGAAAAGATGACGCATGCTGTGTTCCGATATTTCCGGCATCTGTTCCGGCAGCAATCGTAACTCCTCCATCAGCTAACTTTTTCAGATTAACTTTACGGATCGAATCAGTACGAGATATGCGAGCCTTCATCTGTGGCTGATCAAACCTTTGCTTAAGTACAGGAATTACTGCATTTGACAAATGCTTTATATCATATATTGAGCCGATTGCCACAGGATCTGAGCTTTTTAGGTCATATGTATCATAATCAATCTTCTGCCCAAACGTATTATAATAATTGTCCATAACTGTGAGCGTAGGTGATAAAATAACTTTTCCTGACTTCAATATCTGAACAAAACTATCGGAAACAACTTCATCCTCTATATTGTGAACCAGAAAATCACAACCATTTTGTACAGCTATTTGTGCTGCAATTCTTTCTGTAGCGTGTACAGCAACTTTTAATTTGTTCTTATGAGCTTCCTGAATAACTTCTTTAATCAACGGCTCGTATTTTCTGGCTGCTGCTTCAACTCCTTCTTTTCCCAAAGAAACAATGTACCATATTTTAATAAAATCCGGACGATACGGTAATTGCTCATTGATTGCTTTTTTGGCGTCTTCAATTGTTGACACCAATCTGAAAGGCTCATCATTTTTAAGCCCCATAAATACCTGAGGCTCGTATGTAGTAAGCAAAGGTCCTGTCATATAAACTGATGGCAATAATCTGTTTCCGGAAAGTGAATCTCTTAATTTCAAAAAATTATAAGTTGCCCCTACATCTATAACACTTGTTATACCGGCCATTAAGTACCTCTTCAATAGAGCTTCCATATTTTGGTGCCCCATCTCTATCTCTTTATTATAAGGAACATACTTCCTAAGGTCTAAAGCATCTGGTCTTGTATAAAGCCCTCCACTTTGGAAGAAATGTACGTGA is a window encoding:
- a CDS encoding amidohydrolase family protein, coding for MKKLLSIFFAAGLCSVSLYSQTFIKNVTIVDVVNKKLIPAQTVAINKEVIADVQKAGKKTFPSNAIIIDGTGKYLMPGMTDAHVHFFQSGGLYTRPDALDLRKYVPYNKEIEMGHQNMEALLKRYLMAGITSVIDVGATYNFLKLRDSLSGNRLLPSVYMTGPLLTTYEPQVFMGLKNDEPFRLVSTIEDAKKAINEQLPYRPDFIKIWYIVSLGKEGVEAAARKYEPLIKEVIQEAHKNKLKVAVHATERIAAQIAVQNGCDFLVHNIEDEVVSDSFVQILKSGKVILSPTLTVMDNYYNTFGQKIDYDTYDLKSSDPVAIGSIYDIKHLSNAVIPVLKQRFDQPQMKARISRTDSIRKVNLKKLADGGVTIAAGTDAGNIGTQHASSFQNELKAMQESGLSIWQVLQSAIINPVKILDKEMVSGNIAKGKIADMILLNADPTKSLENLTTVNKIFKNGNVLDPESLIPITPELLVQQQLNAYNARNIEAFLEPYSDDVEIYTFPNTLISKGKDEMRKSYTQMFAKMPNLHCELKGRIIQGNIVIDRESVSGMISNTKVEATAVYEIKNHKILKVYFIR
- a CDS encoding inorganic pyrophosphatase, whose translation is MNPKFKAHPWHGISVGEKAPEIVNVFVEIVPSDTIKYEVDKETGYLKVDRPQKFSNIIPALYGFVPQTYCEDAVKDLAVANGSVDVKEGDHDPLDICVLSSHNINGGGMILEAIPIGGFKMIDKGEADDKIIAVLVDDQVYGHMRDISDLPVAEVNRLKHYFLSYKNLPTEPAVVRIDDVYGAEHAKKVIEASIKDYNQHYGE
- the dnaX gene encoding DNA polymerase III subunit gamma/tau, with product MENFIVSARKYRPLEFDTVVGQSHITDTLEHAIDNNQLAQALLFCGPRGVGKTTCARILARKINEKSGASDDTGFAFNIYELDAASNNSVDDIRELIDQVRFAPQVGKYKVYIIDEVHMLSTAAFNAFLKTLEEPPAHAIFILATTEKHKIIPTILSRCQIYDFKRIQIEDIQNHLRKIAEKEDIQYEDDALFLVAQKADGALRDALSIFDRLTTFTQRNITLAKAAETLNILDYDYYLQIADFAKSNDIPGILSKLNEIVNKGFDPHIFIGGLGSHFRDLMMAQNPNTINLIEVGEKTKAKYVEQSQKWTAQELIDALEICNQADINYKNSKNQRLTVEIALMQLASLSVSDATKKKSLES